Genomic segment of Pseudorca crassidens isolate mPseCra1 chromosome 10, mPseCra1.hap1, whole genome shotgun sequence:
TGTGGAAGTTCAGAGGAGGGAAAGGTTACTTCTGGCTGTGTGCTATTGCATGGACAGGGTGACATGTTAGCTGAAAAGACTAAAGGAGTTTGTCAAATTTAGTAACTAAGGCAAGTTTGAAGAGATACATACATTGTAGCGGCCTTCAATGCCAGAGCAAGGGGTTGAAATTTTATTCAGTAACACTGGGGAGCCACTGACATTTTATGATAAAGATATTATTTAGGAAACTATCTGGCATTATTGTATAATTTCAGATTAAAAAGTTACTTTGCTGATAGGCTTTTAGACACCCCACTTTTGTATATAACAAATGTGTGTTTATAAGTAAGTGAATTATAAAATGGGTTTAACTCTAGCCTATTTAAAAGGATggtcaaaaaaattattttcagatgaaATTAGACCCCATAGAATAAGCTGCTTAGTTAGATATAAGCAGTATATAAAGTGGAATAAAACGTCActtttcatgcttttaaaaattgtatttaggaATTTTAGTGTCAATTAACCATTCtgttggattggccaaaaagtccaTTGGGATTTTGGAagtttttggccaatccaatacttCACTTCTCCAATTGAAACAATGCTGAAATcccccattttctttcttcttccttttcattaatAAGTAACTAATGATAGCTATTTTTTCTACTTGGGTAGAAAAAGAGATTTTTAATGAATAGCCCTCCTAGATGGGTTCTTAATTTCGGTAAAGATGTGTGTATTCCTGCGAaagattctgtttcttttccttctccggctgcgttggtcttcgttgctgcgcacgggcttactCTACTTgcgggtgagcgggggctactctttgttgcggtgcatgggcttctcatcgtggtggcttctcttgttgcagagcataggctctaggcgcccgggcttcagttatggtgcaggggctcagtagtagtggctcacaggctctagagcataggctcagtagttgtagcacacgggcttagttgctccggggcacgtgggatcttcccatgtccccttcattggcaggcggattcttaaccactgcgccagcagggaagtccctctttctcctcctttagtgggaaaaaaaatagtaGGAGTGCCAACTTACCTCACAGGCTTGCGAGGATCTGCTCATACAAATAAGAAGTGCTGGGTAAATAATCTGAAAACGTTAATATAGATAGAGAAATGGAGGTTAAACACTTTGTTAGCCAAAACCTCTATATATTGGAATGACAATTGTTTAATAGTAAAGGCTCTCTAAAAAAAGTGTCCTGACACAAGCGTGTGACAGTGTTGATCTTATCTTGTAGTGATGTCCCAAATCATCTGTGTGGTTCCATCTCAATTATTCATAATGAGAACTTTACTCAGTAAACTTAACTTATCTACTTTTCTCTAAACACACTTTTTAGTCTATCTTTTGTTACTCCTTGTGATAGCTAAAATTGGGTCTGACGAATTCAAATGCAGGAACTTTTTTTCAGTCAGCTCTGAAATGTGGTACCTGTTTTGTACGTTTTAAATGGAGTTGCTGCTACAGAAATATCTGGGGATGACTACTTTCCTGTGGACTTTTTTTGTTAACATAACATTTTATTGTAGaaatatccttttatttctgCATCTACCCACATTTCTCACTTTGTCTGTAGCATTAGCAAGTCCTTTCTGTTTACCACATCAATCTAAGACCTTGGAATTTGAACATAGCAAGTGCTCCTGGTCTCCTTTCCCAATTAATGGCTGAATACTGTGATGTATTCCTGCCTGTTCGATGTATTTTGTTTATTAGGAATTGGGTTGTCATCCAAAATCCTCTGCACAACTTTCCAAATTCCcatttttattcaaatttctAAGCTACTTCAAGATTTTTAAgggtctaggaaaaaaaaaatctgaacaacCCTAATGTAATTTATTTGTATAATAGTAATAAACCATGTGATTATTCCTTTCATCTGAGCGAATTCTTAAACAACTAACACATTGCATAATTTCCAAGCTGTCAGAAAATAACTATAGTTTCAGGTATTAACTAAAGTGTTAAAAATTTTAaccgttttcttccctctgttcctCACCAATTCTGCCCATCAGCATTGGGATCCTCGGAAATGAAGTTTGTAGCCTTTCAGACCCGCTACAGCAGGGGGTATAGAAGGGCTGAGACATATGTGTGAGATAAATGACAGGCTTACCAGAGCATCCTTAGCCCCTAGCAGAGTTCCTATTAAATGAGTGAATCTGGAAATTGATCCAGCTTgttcttttgtattatttgtgaaataaaattcatattttatggcaagacaaggaaaacttaaacataaaaaattttctctggggacttccctggcagtccagtggttaagactctgcatttccactgcagggggcctgggttcgatccctggtcggggaactaagatccctcatgccacgtggtgtggccaaaagaaaaaaaattttttttttctctgctctttggcctcctctctttcctctactgtgcattgtgtatctgcattatgcatcaACCAAACCTCCCCATCAGCAGAAATACCTGTTCAACCATAAAGAGAAACATTCTAGCACCAACAAGGTACTCCTTAAAAGGTAACATTCCTTCTTAATGGGAAAAAAAGCCCCTTAAAATGAAATGTAGAGAAAAGCTCTCTCTCCATGTTTGGGCCTCTGTCATCTTTAGAAAAATTCACTCTGGAGTTAGTTTATAAATGTGATCATATTGTCTATGGCACTGCTTTTGCTCTACAATGGCAGCACCCCAATTAagcaaaatgttattttctcaaaaaatttttttcattcttcccaTCAGAAGACCTGTATTACGAAAAATTGTACTCAATTATTATAGTTTGAATAAGataattatatttcattaataaaaatgtgtgGAAATTTGTTTCCTGTCTTATTATATAAGTGCATATGTAATATCCTCAATTTTGTCTCTTGgtccacaaagtctaaaatatttactattggccttttacagaaaaagtttgctaatcCCTGTTCTAGATAATAGTTTTCTTAAGGAACAAAACTATATTCTAAAACTAATTTTCCCATATATTatctgaaagagatattccatcaatcaatcaatatttgAAAACCCCATCTAATACTAAGTGGCTTAATTTTatccaaaagaatatttttttacatataatatGACATTTTTACTTACAGAGAATCTGTAATACTTTATCCATTGTGATATTTTCACCATACATGTGACCATTCATTTTTAATACTCCCTCCTATTTGCCAGTTCCTAAGGTAGCATAGTTTATGGCAGGGCACCATGCCAGTCCCTGTCTCCTTCAATCACATTACTAAAATTTTACTTAGATCAAATGACCTCATTTGGTTctatttaatttctccattttattcatttagacGCCTAGCATCAGGAAAGCACCATTCCTAAGTTCTGACTTaacttttctgtcactttccaaGTCTGTCAACTAACTGAGCAGGTCAACTTAACTATAGAGAACCAAGATGACGGTAATGTCTATGCACATTTAAGATCCAGGGGAAGTAATCTTGCATGAAATGTTTGCCATTTTAGAGAGTGAACAAAGTGTCTGCAGAACGTGGTTCCCAAACAACAGTTTCTGAAAAGCTCAACTAGATAAGGAGACATCTACAAGCCTGGGTTAGATGCTTCCCTGTGTTTTGCAAATTTAAGAATACAAATCATGACTCCAGTCCTCACTTAACTCAGGCTGAGCTCaagctttgattttaaaataagttctggGTCTTCCTTCCAAGTGGGATTTGGTAGTCATTAATAAACGTAAACGTATCTCTGCCATGAAGATGGTGGACAAGGTCCTTTTTAAGGAGTTAACAAGAGGAGCGTGAGAAGTAGGGAAACTTCACCAAGGGGTAAAGATAAAGAGGGCGGAAGTGAGAATGATAGGAGAGAGGGTATCAAGATGCTTAACGGCAAGTAACCATGTAGAGAAGGGAGTGTTTGAACAGTAGAGGGATTCATTGATGCGAATTCCTCTTTTTACGTTCCCACGGGGCTCAGGATGGGGAATGTAAATCCTGACAACAGGCGCGGCCACGCCCCCTTTATCCGCTCTTGCGAAGAGGCCATCACGCAGCCTCAACCAAAACAGTGGCCTCACAGCCCACATGCTGATTGGGTTTTCTTCTGGCAAGCGCCGGAAGCGGAAGTCGTGCGCCGGACCGTTGCTAGAGCGCTTGCGTGGTCGGGGATCGCCGTCAGTCCCGGTCTTTGTAGTAACTGCCCTTGTGAAAGCGCGGCTTATGGTGACAGTGTCCCGGTCGCGCTACCCCGAGGACACCCCAGCCTCTAGGAGACGGCGACGCAGCTCGTCGGGGAGCCTGCCTTCCGCGCAGACCAGACCATCCCCGTGGGGGCAGCGGTTCCCAATCCCACTCGCACTCCCGCGGCCGCGAGGGCCTCAGGCCTCAGTGGGGTGGGTCGGGCGTCGGCGCTCCTTGTACCTTTAGCCGCTCTGGATCTCGGGAGCGGCCCACCAGGCTCCGCAACTACGCTTTCTCGTCCTCTTCTGTCTACTATGGCGGATAccgctaccatcaccaccactatgCGGGCGAGAGGCAGTGGGCGGAAGACtatgagaaggagaaggaggagagctATCGTCAGGGGAggctgaaagagagagaaaggactgggGAGTTGGGAGCACCTGAGGTGTGGGAGCTGTCTCCAGAGTTTCCTGAGCCAGATTCTGGTGAACACACCCCAGTTGAGGATGAAGAGGTAAAGACTAAGAAGAACAGCAGTTCACGTTCCCGCTccgaagaaaaaaggaaaaaggccagtagttcaaaaaataagaaaagaaagaaaaagtccaaaggaaaacagaggaaatatTCTGATAATAGCGACAGTAATTCAGACTATGACACTAGCTCTGATGATGATAAAAAGAGAGCAACAAAAgccaagaaagagaagaaaaagaagcacagAGCTAAAAAGCCCAAGAAAAAGACGAAGAAGACTAAAAAAGAATCCAGTGTCAAAAGCTGTAAGGATTCAGAAGGGGAGTTGCCAGAAGATACCTGGATTGAGCAGTCAAAAGATTGCAGATAACATGGCTCTAATAGGTCCAGAGGCACCTATAATACACACCTCTCAAGATGAGGAACCTTTGAACTACGGCCATGCTCTGCTTCCAGGTGAAGGTACAGCTATGGCTGAGTATGTAAAAGCTGGAAAGCGTATCCCACGAAGAGGTGAAATTGGGCTGAGAAGTGAAGAGATTGCTTCTTTTGAATGCTTAGGTTATGTTATGAGTGGTAGCAGGCATTGCAGAATGGAGGCTGTGCGACTGCGTAAAGAGAACCAGATCTATAGTGCTGATGAGAAGAGAGCCCTTGCATCCTTTAACCAAGAAGAAAGACGGAAGAGAGAATAAGATTCTAGCTAGTTTCAGAGAGATGGTGTAccgaaagacaaaaaggaaagatGACAAATAACTTTTGTTCTATAGCTGgacttttaagaattttatctGACCAAAATTAAAAGGCTTTATGATGCTGCTGTACCTACTATaagttcctcaagaaaaaaactgcTTTTTGAGATCTCTTTAGCAatctattttttgttatttttaattctaaaagtaaaatgtgcacgtttttaaaaatattcaaacactACAGGAGGAAAGTCAGTAAAATGTAAGTCTTTTACCCCAGCCCCTGATCCTTCTCCCCAAAGAAATCTCTTTTTGGAATCTTCTATATCTGTCCATAAGTTCTGTGTATATACAGGCATGTACGTTGCAGGCTAAAAATTGGATCTGTTAACctgaagggttttttgtttttttccctgttgctCCGACTTTTCTCTCTTTGAGGGCTTCATTGCCTCATGGAGCCGTTCATTTACCCCAGGGAGAACCAGAAGAACCCCAGAAAGAACAAAGGATTCAATTGAGTGTATATTTCTGGTTTCCATTTAACACTGAGTTAAAAAGTAGAGGTTTATTGGCTCATTTTCCTCTTCAGGCTGGTTTCCCTTAAATAACGAAAAGGCTGCCAAAGTTCCTGAGTTTGGTTATATATTTTCCTGGTCCACCTATGAAGAGAGAACATTTTTGTCCTGGCATTCCAAACAAGAATACGAGATGCAGCCTAATTAGATTAGCTTAGGTCACATGCCCTTCCTCACAAAAGGAATTGTTGCAAGGGAAATAGAATGGCCTACTCCTGAATCTGCAGGTTTTGTCACCCTAATGGGCTACATGGGCAAGGAATGGATACCTGAGTGAAAATCAGAGTAATGTTGGGAAGGGGGGGTAGGCAACCAACAAATGCCCACTACagttttgaatgatttttttttttaatatagactAGAGAGTACAGGTGCTGAAAGCCAAAGTTTTCTTGAAGAAAAGCTTGGCTTTGACTTAGAAGCCGAGTACCTGATTGAAGGGGTGATAGGATTTATCcataaaaatagacataaaaaaGATAACGATCCAGAGTGTTGAGTATTCCAAAGAGTAGATTAGGCACCAGCTAGACTaggaggagaaagaacaaaatgagaataaaggaGGAGCTCATGAAAAGGAGATCAGATCAGGTGGGACCAGGTGGGCAAGAGAGTTAGCATTGAGAGACTGGCTAGCACCAATGCTGGAAAAGACTTTTAGAGTGAGCTCCACTCATGTTCTGTGGTAAGGCTTTTGTTGTCATCCAGTGACATCTTCCTGAACTCTGAGACTTCAGCGCTAACCAAGCTAATTTGGATAAGCCCCTTTTCAAGGCTCCAGACCCTGGTAACCCCACAGAGCTGAAGGAGAAGGAGTGCAGTTCTAGAATCTGGCAGGGCAGAGTGATGTAGAAGGGCACTTTTACCCCAGTATGTGACTTGATTGACACTGGACCACACTAGCTTGAGATTTTCCCCAAAGAGAGTTGGGTGAAAGCCGCCTTGTTACCtatgtatatttccatttttagaaaCAAACCGTACCACACTATACAGATGGATCTataccttgcttttttcactaaaCAATATATATTGGAGATATTTTATATCAATGCATGTAAATCTATCTCTTTTTAATGACtttataatattctattgtatggaagAACCATGTTTTATCCAATGTTTAAGatgttttctgtattttggtATTATACAATACTTGCAGTGAAAATCTTTGTGGATGTATGAGAGTATTATCTGTATCATACTCATCTAGAAATAGAATTAATTATTGGGTCAAAAGTCCTTTGGGTCATCTAAAAATGGccatctagaagtggaattattaAATCAAAGGGAAGATATTTATAAGTGCtttctatgtgctaggcactatagCAGATATTAGGGATAAACCAAACAGCAAGTTAGGCTTGATCCCTGTCATCAAAGAATTTTACATGCTACTGGGATACTTGTAACTCATGGCTGTAATGCAACAGTGCCTCTGATCATATAGAAAaggaagcttttattttaaatatcctatGAATGGACCTGATGGAAACATACAGACGACAGTTTTGTTTACAAAAATGAGGATAATCCTGGAAAATGAAAATCTCAAGTTCgaaaattgatttgtattatTAGTGAAATGTAGCTCTGTCCTGGTAAAAATTGCATTTTGATTTGTTCTCACCTTATCTACCTCTACCCCTTCCAAAAGATACAAACAGACTACATAAAAATGCACACCttgaatttttgttgaaaaaCTCTTGTTTGTCAAGCTACGTtaagtgtatttattttcatgGGATAAACAACGCAATGCCAATAATCTCAGCCTTGATAATATGAGTGACATTTAAGAAGCCAGCCATGGTAGGGAGTTTGAAAGGGGGTAAATGAATTAGAATACAtttacttccttttaaaattaaaatttatgtttactcCTTGCATAATTTTTTTGGGGGAAAGCActaatttataaatttgaaaaatcagtTGTATGTTTTCCCTTCAGGACAGAATATTAACTTCTAATTAGTAAAATATTTGCATTGACTGGATTTGTTAGCCTAAggaaaagtttgttttttgttttttttgtgtggtacgcgggcctctcactgttgtggcctctcccgttgcgcagcacaggctccggatgcgcaggctctgcggccatggctcacgggcccagccgctccgcggcatgtgggatcgttgcggaccggggcacgaacccgtgtcttctgcatcggcaggcggactcgcaaccactgcgccaccacggaaacccaggaaaagcttttaagtaaatatattttactttaatttttttgtttgtttgttttgcggtacgcgggcctctcactgttgtggcctctcccgttgcggagcacaggctccggacgcgccggctcagaggccatggctcacgggcccagccgctccgcggcatgtgccaccagggaagccctactttaacttttaaaagatattttcgaGCTCTGACCCTCAAGGAGAAGGTAACTCTCCTgatgatagaattttttttctttcctgttatgAAAATTTCAGGCTTGAAACAATATGAATTATGTCATAAAACCATGGTTAGTATGATATTTGTTTCAAAATTATCAATGATGAAAccaaagtttgttcaggttttttttttttttttttttttttttttgcggtacacgggcctctcactgttgaggcctctcccgttgtggagcacaggctccggacgcgcaggctcagcggccatggctcatgggcccagccgctccgcggcatgtgggatcctcccgaaccgggtcacgaacccgtgtcctctccatcggcaggcagactctcaaccactgcgccaccagggaagccctgttcaggTTTTTTAAAGGGTTTATTTTGTTCACAGACTATAAAAATACAGTGTGTGATGAGGTGGGCAAGAGAgggaatatttgttttcttctgcagaatttatttttgtagtgaTATATGATCCCCTCACCCCCATACATTGCAGAGAATAATCGTTGATTATTCTCTCCCATAGTAATAGACAgactgtaactgagcaggaccctatggggcctccCCAGGACAGAcacctcccccatatcctctgctgtggctcctctctgaagtatagatacatagataatagtatctgatgcattcttcctgagttgttttacagatgctaaaattaccaccaaatggaagaaattaactacttgatgatcatgagccCCCAGACCTACAGGCTCCTAAGAACTGATAATGTTAACCGCCCTGTTACCGCaacaccaaccaatcagagaagTGTGCAGGAGCTTGACCACCgtcacctggcttttaaaaaaatgctttgctgaaaaccTTTGGGGAGTTGGGGGTGTTTTGAGCACGGACCAcgcgttctccttgcttggtcctgcagtaaacctttctctgttccagaCTCCGACGTTTTGGTTGGTTTGGCCTCACTGTTCGTCCAGCTCACGAACTTGCGTTTTGTAACAATTGTGAATTTTTTATTACCTTAAACCCTTCAATACAAATATACGTTCATTGTtcaatttaatcttcaaaatacttcgacatttcttttttccactgtatttgatgactttttaaattggGAAGACATGGTAATATATGTGTCCGTGTTTTAATTACGTGAGTAAGCAAAGTGGAACGCCAGCTGTTTGTGATAACAGTAAAGTGAGCTGGCCCGTTTTttacatgaataaaataaatttcggcttaaaaaatgaaaaaacagtaaGCGCACAACGGGACGCCCCTCTCAGCTGCGGGGCTTGGAGAACGTTCAGCCAACCGTTGCGAGCTTGGCCGCCTCCTGCGAGGCGGGAGCAGAAGGCCATCGAGCCGCGGTCCTCCCGCAGTCCTAGAGCGACGCTAAAGTGAACCGCGGAGCGAGAGTCGGAGATCAGCAAAGAGCTAAGACGGAGCTTGACAGCGTTTGGCCCTTCCTGCCGGTCGTTGGAGCGGTGAGTGGTGACTGTGCCCCAGCTTGGGGAGGAACTGCAGCCCGTGGGCTGGGGATTAACTGATTCCCTGAGGGTGGAAGTGCAGGGAAGCCTTACCCGACAGAGAGGCCGTGTGGacttggggcgggggcgggcgagAGGTGTCAATCCTGGGCCCTAGGAGGGGAATGATGCTGTGGATCTAGTTATTGGGGCACAACCTTCTGCTGCATATTTTTCATCCACTGAGCTCAGTTTTAAATACCTATTAAAGGTAAACCTTGGTAACATTTGAGCAGAAACCTGAGGGAGGTTAAAAGATCTGTGTGGCCTTTGGGGGTACGAATTTTCTAAGCAGgggggaacagcaagtgcaaaggccctaaagCGGGAGCTTGCTTAACATGTTCGAGGAATAGCAGGGAGACCAGCGTGGTTGGAGCGCAGTGAACAAGGGGGAAGTGTGTAGAAGATGATATCAGAAagattggggggtgggaggaggcctATAGAAAAAGTGGGCATTGTATTGTGTAAGGAATTTGGTCATTTCTTGGCGTGAAGAGTTGTCGGAAAattttaagcaaaggaaaaacagCTGACATGTTTTAAAGCATCTACAGCTGGGAACTCATGATGAGAACAGACTgtaggaaggcaggaaaaaagcCGGTCCCAGTTTGAAGGCTGTCAGGCAGGGAGAATTCTCTCTTACTTGGGGAaagtcagccttttttttttttttttttctattctggccttcagctgattggatgaagcccactCACATTAATGAGCGcgatctgctttactcagtcgactgatttaaatgttaatctcatccaaaaacgcCTTTACAGAAACACGAGAGTAACGTTTGGCCAAATATCTGCGTACTcggtggcccagtcaagttgtcacataaaattaaccatttttatttcctgtctAAGAATCATTACTTtcgcagactttttttttcagtttcattaagAGTTCCATTGCCCCTTGAACAATGCCGGGGTTAAGGGCTCCTACCCCCAGTGCAGtcgaaaatctgagtataactttacagtcagtcCTCTGTATTCACAAGGCCGCATCGCAGATTCAGCCAACTGCAGATTCAGCCAACTGCAGATTCAgcctatttattgaaaaaaaaaaaatccatgtatcagtataagtggacctgtgcagttcaaacttgtgttgttcaagggtcaactgcagcAGGATTGGCTTTTTGAATTATAAGTCCATTTTTGACAGAAAAATATCAGCTGGGAGTGCTACTCTAATACACATTCAGGAATATATAACAGCTGGGTGATATTTTTCAGCTAGCTGTTATATATTTGGAATTTGGAACCTAACTGGCCGCAGCCACTAACTGAGCCTCACGCATATTGGTTCAGAAGTGTGTGCCAGCAATTGGCAGACACTAGTCACTGATTTCTAGAGTCACTCAAGAGTTGTCAAAATCAAGAATGCTCACTCTACACATACCAAGAGCCTGTTTCAAAGGACGATGGTGGAATTCTCTGAGTTCAGTTTTGACATGTTGGGTTTGAAAGGCTTTTGTAAGGTATCCAGAAACCAGATAGCCAGAAGGAAATATAGATCTGGCACTCTTGATGTATCTGGgctgaaaaataaagaagtcatCAGCATAAAGATAGTAATTGAACTTACAGACGTACCTGTCCTCTACATTACCCCCTCCTATCTTATGtcctatttctctccttcctttcaatGTCCTAttttttgaaagtaatttttgCTTACTCTTGCCATTTTCTCATTCTCCTGTGGCAAGGTGACTGTCCTCCCTATCCCATGACCAGAATTGCCTTCACAGAGGTCACAATGacctctttgttttttaattaagtgcATATGTCAGTTCGTAGGTGAACGCACCTTCCTATAACATTTCACTCTCGAACACTGCCTCTTTATAATTCCAGTTATAAATCAGTCAGTTGCTATTCtttttctgggggtggggggatgttcCAGTGCAGACCAGAAAACCTGCTAAACAAATTCTAAAAGAGCTGTACCACTATT
This window contains:
- the NKAPL gene encoding LOW QUALITY PROTEIN: NKAP-like protein (The sequence of the model RefSeq protein was modified relative to this genomic sequence to represent the inferred CDS: inserted 2 bases in 1 codon; deleted 2 bases in 2 codons) translates to MVTVSRSRYPEDTPASRRRRRSSSGSLPSAQTRPSPWGSGSQSHSHSRGREGLRPQWGGSGVGAPCTFSRSGSRERPTRLRNYAFSSSSVYYGGYRYHHHHYAGERQWAEDYEKEKEESYRQGRLKERERTGELGAPEVWELSPEFPEPDSGEHTPVEDEEVKTKKNSSSRSRSEEKRKKASSSKNKKRKKKSKGKQRKYSDNSDSNSDYDTSSDDDKKRATKAKKEKKKKHRAKKPKKKTKKTKKESSVKSCKDSEGELPEDTWIEQQKIADNMALIGPEAPIIHTSQDEEPLNYGHALLPGEGTAMAEYVKAGKRIPRRGEIGLRSEEIASFECLGYVMSGSRHCRMEAVRLRKENQIYSADEKRALASFNQEERRKREXKILASFREMVYRKTKRKDDK